A portion of the Adhaeribacter radiodurans genome contains these proteins:
- a CDS encoding multidrug effflux MFS transporter — translation MTPKQRTSIILILGALATISPFSIDMYLPGFPAIAQDLNTTIDQIQLSLTSYLIGIAIGQLLYGPLLDRFGRKKPLYIGLTVYMLASIGCAFTHSANNLMIMRFIQAIGGCAGMVAALALVRDLFPVSEIAKVLSLQTLVISVSPMIAPTVGGYVTAAFGWQSIFMVLAAIVGLIVLGIYFFLPAGRPPDSTMSLLPGPVLSNFYSVLKNPQFLTYLLAGGIGAAAPFAYISGSPDVFMNIYKVSEQEYGWIFAFLAAAMIGSTQLNTPLLKRFSSEQLLTFALFWQTGIGFLLVAGTVLGWYDKFSLIILIFLFLAGQGLNVPNSSALSLAPFARQAGSASALLGCFRMGIGAVASAAVSILHNQTVLPMVVVMALCAFIAAIILFIGKKQINLQPPIPGLEETELQETTQPVPLQK, via the coding sequence ATGACCCCCAAACAGCGAACAAGCATTATTCTTATTTTAGGAGCTCTTGCTACGATCAGTCCTTTCTCGATTGATATGTACTTACCGGGTTTTCCGGCCATTGCCCAGGATTTAAACACTACTATCGACCAGATTCAATTATCCTTAACCAGTTACTTAATTGGTATTGCTATTGGTCAGTTATTATATGGCCCTTTATTAGATAGATTTGGTCGGAAGAAACCGCTTTATATTGGTTTAACTGTTTACATGCTGGCTTCAATTGGTTGTGCCTTTACGCACTCTGCCAATAATTTAATGATTATGCGGTTTATTCAGGCAATTGGGGGTTGTGCCGGTATGGTGGCAGCTTTGGCTCTGGTGCGCGACTTATTTCCGGTAAGTGAAATTGCCAAAGTACTTTCGCTGCAAACGCTAGTAATTAGTGTATCGCCTATGATTGCTCCTACCGTTGGCGGCTATGTTACGGCTGCATTTGGTTGGCAATCTATTTTTATGGTATTGGCCGCCATTGTGGGTTTAATTGTTCTGGGAATTTACTTTTTTTTACCAGCCGGCCGACCACCAGATAGTACTATGTCTTTATTGCCGGGCCCGGTATTAAGCAATTTTTATTCGGTCTTAAAAAATCCTCAATTCCTTACTTATTTGCTCGCCGGAGGAATAGGAGCCGCAGCGCCGTTTGCTTATATATCCGGTTCGCCGGATGTGTTCATGAATATTTATAAGGTAAGCGAACAAGAGTACGGGTGGATTTTTGCCTTTTTAGCGGCGGCTATGATTGGCTCTACCCAATTAAATACGCCTTTATTAAAACGTTTTTCCAGTGAACAACTCCTCACTTTTGCTTTATTTTGGCAAACGGGCATTGGTTTTTTGTTGGTAGCGGGTACGGTTTTGGGCTGGTACGATAAATTTAGCCTGATTATTTTAATATTTCTTTTCCTGGCCGGGCAAGGGTTAAATGTGCCTAACTCGTCGGCTCTTTCGCTGGCTCCTTTTGCCCGACAAGCAGGTAGCGCTTCGGCTTTATTAGGCTGTTTCCGGATGGGAATTGGCGCTGTGGCTTCGGCGGCGGTGAGTATATTACATAATCAAACAGTTTTACCTATGGTGGTGGTAATGGCTTTGTGCGCTTTTATAGCCGCCATTATTTTATTCATCGGCAAAAAACAAATTAACTTGCAGCCTCCCATACCTGGTTTAGAAGAAACGGAGTTGCAGGAAACCACGCAACCAGTACCCCTTCAGAAATAA
- a CDS encoding RpiB/LacA/LacB family sugar-phosphate isomerase, with the protein MKIGLAADHAGFEQKQKIIQQLRDAGYDVTDYGAHVYDAHDDYPDIIIPLAQAVARQEVERGIAICGSGVGVSVAANKFPGVRAALITESYSAHQGVEHDDLNLLCIGGRVIGPMLIWEIVQSFLKAQFLKEERFQRRLDKVIALEKKNKS; encoded by the coding sequence ATGAAAATAGGGCTTGCCGCCGATCACGCTGGTTTCGAACAAAAGCAAAAAATAATACAACAATTGCGCGATGCCGGCTACGATGTTACTGATTACGGGGCACATGTATATGATGCCCATGACGATTACCCGGATATTATTATTCCTTTGGCGCAAGCTGTTGCCAGGCAGGAAGTAGAACGGGGAATTGCCATTTGCGGGAGCGGAGTAGGCGTATCGGTGGCAGCCAATAAATTCCCGGGTGTTAGAGCCGCTTTAATTACGGAGAGCTACTCGGCCCACCAGGGAGTAGAACACGACGACCTGAATTTACTTTGCATAGGCGGACGGGTAATCGGCCCCATGCTCATCTGGGAAATTGTGCAGTCTTTTTTGAAAGCGCAGTTTTTAAAAGAAGAGCGCTTTCAACGGCGTTTAGATAAAGTAATAGCCTTAGAAAAAAAGAATAAATCATGA
- a CDS encoding SDR family NAD(P)-dependent oxidoreductase → MLENKNVKQQVAIVTGAGQGIGFAICRELARQGVAIVLNDADPALTEKAMNQLNNEFTDCCLGVAGNAADVSFIRELVRKAVEHFGRVTIAIANAGITLFGDFLTYTPEALQQVMELNLRGSFFLAQAVAQQIIKQQTGGSILFMSSVTGHQAHKNLAAYGMTKAALEMLAKNLVVELSAYGITVNAVAPGATLTERTAEDLNYENTWSTITPMGRPASPADIAHAAVFLVSEKARHITGQTLIIDGGWTSVSPSPYE, encoded by the coding sequence ATGCTCGAAAACAAAAATGTAAAACAGCAAGTGGCTATTGTAACCGGGGCAGGCCAAGGTATAGGATTTGCTATTTGCCGGGAGCTAGCTCGCCAAGGTGTAGCAATTGTTTTGAACGATGCCGATCCGGCCCTAACCGAAAAGGCTATGAACCAATTAAATAATGAATTTACAGATTGCTGTTTAGGAGTAGCGGGTAACGCGGCTGATGTTTCTTTTATAAGAGAATTAGTGCGCAAAGCAGTAGAACACTTTGGTAGGGTTACTATAGCCATAGCTAATGCGGGTATTACGCTTTTTGGTGATTTTCTAACTTATACTCCCGAAGCTTTGCAGCAGGTAATGGAATTAAACTTGCGCGGGTCCTTCTTTTTAGCTCAGGCAGTTGCCCAGCAAATTATTAAACAGCAAACGGGTGGTAGTATCTTATTTATGTCGTCGGTTACCGGGCATCAGGCGCACAAAAACCTGGCCGCCTATGGCATGACCAAAGCCGCCCTGGAAATGTTGGCCAAGAACCTGGTGGTAGAATTATCGGCTTATGGCATTACCGTGAATGCAGTTGCACCGGGCGCCACCCTTACCGAAAGAACCGCCGAAGATTTAAACTACGAAAATACCTGGTCAACTATTACTCCCATGGGGCGGCCGGCATCTCCCGCTGATATTGCCCACGCGGCAGTTTTCCTGGTGTCGGAAAAAGCCCGTCATATTACCGGACAAACCCTGATTATTGATGGTGGCTGGACGTCAGTTAGTCCATCGCCTTATGAGTAA
- the tkt gene encoding transketolase — translation MAEQNSTETITQLDELSINTIRFLSADMVQKANSGHPGLPLGAAPMAYVLWSRFLRFNPQDPHWQNRDRFILSAGHGSALLYSLLHLYGYDLPLEEIKNFRQIGSKTPGHPESFQTPGIEVTTGPLGQGFGNGVGIAMAEAFLATKYNRPDFPLIDHFTYCIVSDGDLMEGVAAEAASLAGHLKLGKLIYLYDDNDISLDGPTSLAFTENVMARFEAYGWHVQQVKDGNDVEAIDQAIRAAQEETERPSIISVKTIIGYGSPQQGTSKVHGNPLGDENLKKAKENLGFDPNQSFFVPGEVKEQFLEPGQRGAKLQAEWQRKFEEYQKQYATEGEQLKLTYQGELPANWDANLPVFAPSEALATRQASGKTLEALKQTVPWLIGGSADLASSNEMPTKGDVSFQPGSYDHTNIWFGVREHGMGAILNGMASHRGVRVYGGTFLTFSDYMRGSIRLAALTEAPVTYVFTHDSIAVGEDGPTHQPIEHVTALRTIPNLTVIRPADANETVEAWRIAMNRMKGPVALILTRQKLPTIDRERYAPARNVEKGAYILSDSEGTPDIILIGTGSEVQLVMGAQAELQKEGIKARVVSMPSWELFEKQDQAYRDEVLPPSVKKRVAAEAGITMAWYKYVTSEGAVVGIDRYGESGPGDKVLEAFGFTVANVVEKARAVLNN, via the coding sequence ATGGCTGAACAAAATTCCACCGAAACAATAACCCAGCTCGATGAGCTCAGCATTAACACCATCCGTTTTCTTTCTGCCGATATGGTACAGAAAGCAAACTCAGGACACCCTGGTTTACCTTTAGGAGCCGCCCCAATGGCTTATGTACTCTGGTCGCGTTTTCTCCGGTTTAACCCGCAGGATCCGCATTGGCAAAATCGCGACCGCTTTATTCTTTCAGCTGGGCATGGTTCTGCGTTGTTGTATAGCTTATTGCATTTGTATGGGTATGATTTGCCTTTAGAAGAAATTAAAAACTTCCGGCAAATTGGTTCTAAAACACCGGGTCACCCCGAGTCTTTTCAAACTCCCGGGATAGAAGTAACTACTGGTCCGTTGGGCCAGGGATTTGGTAATGGCGTTGGTATAGCAATGGCCGAAGCCTTTTTAGCCACCAAATATAATCGTCCCGATTTCCCGTTAATCGATCATTTTACTTATTGTATTGTAAGCGACGGCGATTTAATGGAAGGAGTAGCTGCTGAAGCTGCTTCGTTGGCCGGTCACCTGAAGCTGGGTAAGCTTATTTACCTGTACGACGATAACGATATTTCGCTGGATGGCCCAACCAGTCTGGCTTTTACCGAAAATGTAATGGCCCGTTTCGAGGCGTATGGCTGGCACGTGCAGCAAGTAAAAGATGGCAACGATGTTGAAGCCATTGACCAAGCCATCCGCGCAGCGCAGGAAGAAACCGAACGTCCTTCTATAATATCTGTAAAAACCATAATTGGCTACGGTAGCCCTCAGCAAGGCACCAGTAAAGTGCACGGCAATCCGTTAGGTGACGAAAACCTGAAAAAAGCCAAAGAAAATTTAGGTTTCGATCCGAACCAAAGTTTCTTTGTTCCGGGCGAAGTAAAAGAGCAATTTCTGGAGCCTGGCCAAAGAGGAGCCAAATTACAAGCCGAATGGCAACGTAAGTTTGAAGAATATCAAAAGCAATATGCCACCGAGGGCGAGCAATTAAAACTAACTTATCAAGGAGAGCTACCTGCTAACTGGGATGCCAACTTACCGGTTTTTGCTCCCAGCGAAGCACTGGCAACCCGGCAGGCGTCTGGTAAAACTTTAGAAGCCTTAAAGCAAACAGTGCCTTGGTTAATTGGTGGTTCTGCGGATTTAGCAAGTTCCAACGAAATGCCTACCAAAGGCGATGTTAGCTTCCAGCCGGGTAGCTATGATCACACCAACATTTGGTTTGGGGTACGGGAACACGGAATGGGCGCTATCCTAAACGGTATGGCTTCGCACCGCGGTGTGCGGGTTTACGGTGGTACGTTCCTGACCTTCTCCGATTACATGCGCGGTTCTATCCGGTTAGCGGCTCTCACCGAAGCACCGGTTACCTACGTTTTCACGCACGATAGTATTGCCGTAGGTGAAGATGGACCTACGCACCAGCCTATTGAGCACGTAACTGCTTTACGCACTATTCCTAATTTAACCGTTATTCGCCCGGCAGATGCCAATGAAACGGTAGAAGCCTGGCGGATTGCCATGAACCGCATGAAAGGTCCGGTAGCCTTAATTCTTACCCGCCAGAAATTACCTACTATTGATCGGGAGCGTTATGCACCGGCACGTAATGTAGAGAAAGGCGCGTATATTTTAAGTGATTCTGAAGGAACGCCGGATATTATTTTAATTGGAACTGGTTCAGAAGTACAATTAGTAATGGGCGCTCAGGCCGAACTGCAAAAAGAAGGTATTAAAGCTCGGGTAGTGAGCATGCCTTCCTGGGAATTATTCGAAAAACAAGATCAAGCTTACCGCGACGAAGTATTACCTCCATCCGTTAAAAAGAGAGTAGCTGCTGAGGCGGGCATTACCATGGCCTGGTACAAATACGTTACCTCTGAAGGTGCTGTAGTAGGCATCGACCGTTATGGCGAATCTGGTCCGGGTGATAAAGTGTTGGAAGCATTTGGTTTTACTGTAGCCAATGTAGTAGAAAAAGCGCGCGCGGTTTTAAATAATTAA
- a CDS encoding aldo/keto reductase, whose translation MHYKVLGKSDLKVSTTSFGCKSLPATNPEESIQLLQQAFTNGINYFDTADLYDKGENEKLVGQAFRENRHQVIIATKVGNQWRTDGSGWDWNPRKEYILKAVEGSLQRLQTDYLDLYQLHGGTLDDPIDETIETFELLKQQGKIRNYGISSIRPNVIREYIKRSNIVSVMMQYSLLDRRPEETVLDLLQENQIGVVTRGSLAQGLLAGKPPKTYLGYSEQEVKKVIEAIQNLVTDNLSMADVAVQYVLHHPAVASTVLGIRTQTQLQEALYIPNAEALSNNNLNFLQQSLHPLLYEQHR comes from the coding sequence ATGCACTATAAAGTATTAGGTAAATCAGACTTAAAAGTAAGTACCACCAGTTTTGGTTGTAAGTCTTTACCGGCAACTAATCCGGAAGAAAGCATTCAATTACTGCAACAAGCCTTTACCAACGGAATTAATTACTTTGATACCGCTGACTTGTACGATAAAGGAGAAAATGAAAAATTAGTTGGACAAGCCTTTCGGGAAAATCGCCATCAAGTAATTATTGCTACTAAAGTAGGAAACCAATGGCGTACGGATGGCAGTGGTTGGGATTGGAACCCCCGCAAAGAATATATTTTAAAAGCCGTAGAAGGCAGCCTGCAACGACTACAAACCGATTACCTTGATTTATACCAACTGCACGGTGGCACCCTCGACGACCCCATTGATGAAACCATTGAGACATTTGAGTTACTGAAACAACAAGGTAAAATCCGGAATTATGGTATATCTTCTATCCGACCAAATGTTATCCGGGAATACATAAAACGGTCGAATATTGTGAGCGTAATGATGCAGTATAGTTTACTGGACCGTCGCCCCGAAGAAACTGTATTAGATTTATTACAGGAAAATCAAATTGGAGTTGTTACCCGGGGTAGTCTGGCTCAAGGATTATTAGCGGGTAAACCGCCTAAAACTTACCTCGGCTATTCGGAACAAGAAGTAAAAAAAGTAATTGAAGCTATACAAAACCTGGTTACAGACAATCTATCAATGGCTGATGTGGCCGTTCAATACGTGTTGCATCATCCGGCGGTAGCTTCTACTGTTTTAGGTATTCGAACTCAAACCCAATTGCAAGAAGCCTTATATATCCCGAACGCGGAAGCGCTATCAAATAACAATCTTAATTTTTTGCAGCAATCCCTCCATCCTCTCCTTTATGAACAGCACCGCTAA